CAGATACCAGTCCTACGACCCGTCCGAGTCCTACCCGGGCGCCGCCGAGCCTCGGCGCCGCCGCCCCGCAGCGAACGGCACGAACGGCTCCGATTCCACGCACCACCCGATCTCGCAGGTCCGCTACCGCGGATCGGGCCCGTCGGATGAGCGCCGCGGTGAGCCGCGCGGGGATCGCCGCAGTCGACTACGTTCGAACGGCCGGCCTTCGGAAAGACCGCCGGCAGAATCCTGGGAGTACGACGCCTGAGCTGCGTTTTACCGTTACCCGGCGCCGAGGTCGACCCAATTCTGCGGGACGAATCCGAAGATGTTGGGCCGGCGTCGCGCGGAGTGCAGTTTTGCCTTGCCGTAGCGGCGGCAATTTAGCGACCGCCTGGTCGGGCCTGGCCGGCGGTCGGGCGCCAGCTCATGGCGTCTTGACGGTAACGTAATTGCCTTGCCGCACAAGGATTTCGGCTTACTGGATGCGTGACGCGCAACCGGCAGCTAGCTTCTGAATCCCGTTGGCCAATTCGCCGCGACGGGCTCCTCGGCCTGCTCAATCAGCCGGTAATGCAGACGGCGCGCGACGGTGCCGTCGAGGCCGATGGCGAAGACGTATGACCCGACTTCCTCGAACGGAAGGACGGGAACGTTGAGTGCAAAAGCAACCGACTGAGTGTCGCCATCCTTGAGGTGGTGCGGCCGGCCGACGTTGAAATGGAACTGCGCGCGAAACGGCTCGCGTTCGCCTGGGCCCCTTTGAATCTCCACCTGATGCCCGTCAGCGTCCTCGAGCTCGACGGTGACTGTGTGCTGCTCATCGGTCGCCGACCACGGGACCTCGACGACAATTCCGATGCCCAGTGAGATAGCGAAGGGTCCCGACCGTCCAGCAGGGATGACAGTGCGATCTATGCCGCCACCCAGTACGTATAACAAATTGTTCTGGGCCTCGGCATGATTACACAGGACGGCTGTTAACTCCATGAATTACTCCCAATCCGACCGGTGCTGGAATAGCCGACTCACCATATCCGTGCGGCCCTGCGAACGCTGTACGGAGCGTCTTGGAACACTGACCACGATCCAGACGGGACCGGACCGGTCAACATCCGTCCACGATGACACACCACCCATCGAGCAATCGAAACCCGTTGAACTGCAACAAGGTTTGGCAGATCGCTGACCGATATGACACTGCTTTTCCTGGCAGGGCGCCAGCGGTCACTGACCTTGCCGACCGGGCCGGCACAACGTTCGACCTTCAGCCGCATCGAACGTGATCCGCCATGCCCAACTCAGGGAGGGGGGTTGAGATCACGCAATCACGCGCCGGATACCGCGCCGATGGCTTCCTCGCACGCAACCAATCGCTGAATCCCTCTTGCCGAATCCTTCATCGTCGTGACCCGCCCGCCTCAAGACTGGTTGCCCGCGCTGATTTAGTCGACTCCGCGGCGAAATCCGTCGCGACGCCCTTGGCTGCTGAGCGCGCGGCAGTTGTCGATTGCGCGACCAGTCCGCGTGGCTTTGGGCCGATCGCTGACCAAGCGTGCAGTGACGTGGACGTAAATTATCTTGGGCGCAACAAACGCCAGATCAAGGCAGACGGCGTGACAGCCCAGCTCGGGCATAATTTGACTTACTTTTTTATAAGACACCGTTCTGTCAACGTGTTCTGCATCACGTTTCAAGCGGGTCGCTGCTGGTGGCCGGTGGTGTTATATGTGAAACGTATTTGACGTGTGTTTGAGCGGGATGCGGGGGGTCTGCGGCCAGCGTCGCGCGCTTCGAACCCGGGGAAAAGGGGGCCAAGCGATGGATTTCGGGTTGCTGCCACCAGAGATCAACTCCGCCCGTATCTACGCTGGCCCGGGCCCGGGCCCGATGCTGGCCAACGCGGCGGGCTGGGACGCCCTGGCCGCCGAACTGGAATCCGCCGCCACCGGCTACTCCGCCCAAATCACCGGACTCACCGGCATCGCCTGGTCGGGCCCGGCCTCCACGGCGATGAGCGCCGCAGCCACCCCCTACATGGAATGGCTAGAAACCAGCGCCGCCGCTGCCGCCCAGACCGCCACCCAGGCCTACGGCGCCGCAGCCGCCTACGAAGCAGCATTCGCCATGACCGTGCCCCCACCAGTCATCGCCGCCAACCGCGCCCAACTCATGACGTTGATCGCCACCAACTGGCTCGGACAAAACACCCCCGCGATCGCCGCTACCGAAGCCCAGTACATGCAGATGTGGATCCAAGACACCACCGCCATGTACAGCTACGCCGGCGCCGCCGAAACCGCCAGCACCCTCACACCCTTCAACGAACCACCCCAAACCACCAACCCCAACAGCCAAACCGACCAAGCCCGCGCCCTCGCCCAAACCACCGGCAACACCACCACCGCCCGCACCCAAACCCTGGTACAAACCGCCACCACCAACACCAGCCAACAACTCAGCGCAGCCAACGTCGCCCCACAGGCCGCCGCGGACGCCGGGAGCACCTTCGATGTCCCCGCCGGCACGACTTACACCCTGTCCGGCAATACGATCCTCGGCACGGGCCAAACGTATACATCGATGACGGTCGAAGGCACCCTCAACATCACCGCCGGCACCACCCTCGACATCGAATCCGGCGGAAGCCTGATCATTCAATCCGGGGGCACCGTCACTGACTTCGGCGCCATCACCGTTAACGGCGGCACCCTCACCAATGCCGGCACTCTCACCATCGCCAACGGCCCAATCGTAGTACTCGGCGACAGCGGCATCCTCACCATCAACAGTGGCACCCTCACAAACACCGGTACCCTGGCCATCAGTAGCAACTTAACCGGTATCCCCTACCACGTTGCCCTCAACGTCAACGGCGGCACACTCATTAACAGCGGCGCTATCACCGTTACCAACAATGGGGCCATCACCGGCAGCAGCGTCAACCTCACCGTCAACGGCGGCACCCTCGCCAACAGCGGCACCATCACCGTTACCAACAATGGGGCCATCACCGGCAGCAGCGTCAACCTCACCATCGGCCCCGGGGGCACCCTCAACGACACCGGCACACTCACCATCAACACCGGCGGCACCCTCAACGACACCGGCAACCTCACCATCGGCAACAGCACCCTCAATCAAACCGGTACCCTCACCAACAGCGGCACCCTCAACGACACCGGCACCCTCACCATCGACCAAGGCACCCTCGCCAACAACGGCACCCTCAACGACACCGGCACCCTTACCATCAACCCCGGCACCGCCCTCAACCCCAACACCATCCTCAACAACAGCGGCACCCTCAACATCGCTACCTCCACCACCCACACCGGTACCCTCACCATCGACCCCGGCCCCACCGCCAGCAACAACGGCATCCTCAACAACAGCGGCACCCTCACCATCAACACCGGCGGCACCCTCAACGACGGCGGCACCCTCACCATCGACCCCACCGGCACTCCGAACGGCGGTACCCTCACCATCAACCCCGGGGGCACCCTCAACGAATCCGACATGCTCACCATCAACACCGGCGGTACCCTCAACGACAGCGGCACCCTGACCGTCAACGACGGCGGTGTCCTCACCGACGCCGGCTCTCTCACCATCAACCCCACCAGTGCCCCCAACACCGGCACGCTCACCATCAACACCGGCGGCGTGCTCCAAGACGTCAACGGCGGCACCCTGATCGTCGACCCCGGCGGCACCCTCACCGACTCCGGCACCATCGCCGTCAACACCGGCGGCACCCTCACCGACAGCGGCACCCTCACCATCAACACCGGCGGCACCCTCAACGTCAGCGTCCATGGCACCCTCAACGTCACCTCCAGCGGCACCTTGACCGACAGCGGCACCCTCAACATCAACGACACCGGCACCCTCACCGACTCCGGCACCCTCACCGTCAACACCGGCGGCACCCTCAACGACACCGGCAACCTCACCATCAACACCGGCGGCACCCTCACCGTCAACGACGGCGGTATCGTGGACGACTACGGAACCCTCACCGTCAACTACGGCGGCACCTTCACCGTCAACCAAAGCAGTTATCTCACCGTCGGCAGCGGCGGGATCCTCGACGACTACGGAACCCTCACCGTCAACGACGGTGGCTATCTCCTCTTCAATCCCCACAGCACCCTCAGCGTCGACACAGGCGGCACCCTCACCGTCAACCCCGGCGGCTATTTCGACGACTACGGCGTCCTCACCATCAACAACGGTGGCACCCTCACCGTCGACCCCGGCGGCTTCTTCGACGACTACGGAACCCTGAACGTCAACACCGGGGGCACCCTGACCGACAGCGGCACCCTGGTTCTCGACGGCAGCACCCTCAACGACTACGGCACATTCACCATCAACACGGGCGGCGCCGTCACCCTCAACGACGGCACCATCCTCACCGTCAACGCCGACGGCACCCTTTCCATCAACACTGGCGGCTACCTCACGGTCAACGCCAGCAGCACCGTCCCCGTCCAATCCGGCGGCACCCTGTTCGTCGGCCCGGGTGAGATGGTCACCGTCGGACACGGGGGCTCCGCCGGCCCGAGCGGCTACATCGGCCCCGTCACTGTCGCTCCGGGCACGCCGCCGGTTCCCCCGACGCCGCTGGACCCCGACAGCCTGCTATTGGCTTCGCCAGGCCTGTCGGGAACCTCAGGAATCCAACCCCAGCTCAATGCCGACGCGCTTTTAGATGCACTCTCCAACGGTCCCGACGACCTGGACCGCGACAACAGATCGCTCGAGATACTGGAAGACATCATCAGCTAGCTGCGGCGCTATCGGACGCACTCTCCTAGAGGAGCGCTGAGCGTTCAGAGCAGCGAACGGACCTCCCGGGGCAGCGCAAACACCAGCGTTTCCTGCGCCGTCGTCGCGGGTTACACCACGTCGAAGCCGGACTGGGCGAGCGACTACAGCACAGATAACCGCTTCAAACCACGCTGGGTCGATGCGGCGGCCCAGTTGACTAAAGGTGGGCGGCACACCATTGGCCGAGCAATCCACTCACATCGGCCCGAGCAACCCCTCCCATCAGCTCGGGCCGTCCGCAAAGTCCAATCCGGAAGAGTCCTCACCTTTAACTCGGGCAGCGCGCCGCTGCATGCGCTGTGGGCAGTCGTGTAACGGCGAGCGGAGCTGTCCGCCACGCGGTACGGGTTGTCACACGGTGGACCGATGACGAACTCATCAGCAGCGAACGCCACCGATTCCGGAAGTTGTTCGGCCAGCGGCATTCTCGCGGTCGGAGCGATAGTCGGTTTGTATCGTCGGTCGGTCACACCCCGACTCGGCGTGGGTTAGCCGAGCCTGACATTGGCGACGAGGCCGACTGTTTCAGTGCACACCAAAGTGGCCCTGCCATATCGTCACGCTGACGCCGTCGAGGGCTCCGGCAACGAACAGCGACCCGGCGACCGCCGAATTTGCGTGGACAAGTGGCGCTCGGCTACGGCTGAGTCCGTTGTTGGATCGATGAATCGACGCCGACGCAGCCGGGAAAGCTCGCGGACCGGGATTCCATTCCTGGTCACGACGAACGACTGCGGTCCCCGTCACATGGCTCCGGCTACTCCGCCGACTCCGTCGACGAGCTGCACCTGCTTCGGGCAACCTCCCCTGCGGTCGTCACCCAGCCGTATTACACTCCTGTCCAAGAATCGCCGCTCTGCTCCGGAAAGCGAGTCGCGCCATGGACTTTGGGTTGTTGCCTCCCGAGATCAACTCCGCGCGCATCTATGCCGGGCCCGGGCCAGGGCCGATGCTCTCAGCCGCGGCAGGCTGGGAAGCGTTGGCCGCAGAGCTCGAATCCGCCGCCGGCGGTTACTCATCGGAGCTCGCGGGATTGACCAGCCGTTGGTTCGGCGTTTCCTCGATGAGGATGGCGGCTGCGGCCACCCGCCATGTGGCGTGGCTGCAGGCCAGCGCTGTCCAAGCCGGGCAAACCGCTGCCCAGGCCTACACGGCCGCGGCGGCCTACGAAGCGGCCTACGCGATGACTGTGCCCCCGCCGGTGGTCGCGGCCAACCGGGCGCAGTTGATGGCGTTGATCGCGACCAATTTTCTCGGACAGAACACCCCGGCGATCGCCGCCACTGAAGCCCACTACGCGGAAATGTGGGTCCAAGACGCCGCCGCGATGTACGGCTACGCGGCCGACTCGGAGGTCGCCAGCACCCTGGCCTCGTTTGACGAGCCGACACAGACCACCGACTCGACGGGCCAAAATGCGCAGGCCCGCGCCGTGGCCCAGGCCGCCGGCAACACCACGACTGCCCAGACCCAATCCCTGGCTCAGCAACTCAACTCGACCGTCAACACCGGCGGCAACATCACCATCGGTCCCGGCGGCAACAACACCACCATCAGCGGCAACGTCACCATCAGCGGCACCGTCACCATCAGCGCCGGCGATACCATGACTATCGACGCCGGCAGCTCCCTTACCGTCGAGTCCGGTGGCACCCTCATCGTCAACGGCACCCTCACCGTGAATGGCACCCTGACCATCCAACCCGGCGCCACCCTCACCATCGGGCCCGGCGCATCTGCCACAGTTAACGGCGCCCTGGTCAACGCCGGCACCCTTACCGTCAACGGCGGGTCCCTCTCCATCGGCTCCGGGGGCAGCCTCTTCAACGCCGGCGCCATCAACGTCAGCGGGGTCGTCCTCGCCCCGCCCCCGCACCCGGGCTTAGTCACGATCGCCCCCGGCGGCACGGCCACCGTCGCCAAGGGGGGCACCGTCACGCTCGGCACAAGCACCACCTTCACCGTCGGCGGCACCCTCACGGTCGACCCCGGCGCCACCGTCACCGTCGGCGGGGGCGCCCAGTTCTCCGTCACTGGGTCCACCAGCGTGACGGGCGCGGTCAACGTCGCCTCATCCGGCAGCTTCGCCGTCAACGGCAGCGTCACCGTCGGCTCGGGCGGCACGGTCACCGTCGCCCCCCACGGCTTCGTCAACGTCCTCGGCCCCGGCGCCATCGTCAGTGTCGACCCCGGTGGCACTGTCACCGTCGGCTCGAACGCCACCGTCACGATCGGGTCAGGCCCCACGGCCGGCACCGTCTCCATCGACGGTGGCTCGCTCGCCGTCAGCCCCGGAGGCATGGTCAATGTCGGCACCCACGGCGCCGTCATCATCGGCCCGGGCGAAACCGTCACGGTCGGCCCCGGGGGCTCGGTGGGGCCCGGCGGCTACCTCGGCCCCGTCACCGTGGCTCCGGCAGTTCCACCGGCTCCGGGAGCTCCATCGTGGCTCAGCAGCCTGCTGGGTACACCAGGCCTGGCCGGAACCTCAGGAATCCAACCCCAGTTAAATGTCGATGCGCTGTTGGACGCGCTGTCTTAAGTCGATTTGAGCAGCGAGCGAATCTCGCGGGGCAGCGCGAACACCAGTGTCTCCTGCGCCGTCGTCACCGGTTGCACCATGTCGTAGCCGCATTCGGCGAGCCGCTCCAGCACGCCTCGCACCAGGACTTCGGGGACGGATGCTCCGGAGGTGACCCCTACCGTAGTCACGCCCTGCAGCCAGGATGGGTCGATGTCGTCGGCCCAGTCGACCAGGTAAGCGGCGGTCGCCCCGCCACCCAGCGCCACCTCCACCAGTCGCACCGAATTCGAGGAATTGCGGGACCCGACGACGATCACCAGCTCGCACTCCGGTGCCATCGCCTTGACCGCCACCTGCCGGTTCTGGGTCGCATAGCAGATGTCGTCGCTCGGCGGGTCCTGCAGCTTCGGGAAACGCTGCCGCAGCCGCTCGACGATCTCCATGGTCTCGTCGACCGACAGCGTGGTCTGCGACAGCCAGATGACCTTGTCTTCGTCGCGAACCGTCACGTTGTCCACGGCGGCGACGCCGTCGACCAGCTGCACGTGCTCGGGCGCTTCGCCGGCGGTGCCGATGACCTCCTCGTGCCCTTCGTGGCCGATCAGCAGGATGTCGTAGTCGTTGCGGGCGAACCGCCGGGCCTCGTTGTGCACCTTGGTGACCAACGGGCAGGTGGCGTCGATGGTGTGCAGATTCCGCTCGGCCGCCTCGACGTGCACGGTCGGCGCGACGCCATGCGCCGAGAACACCACGATGGCGCCCTCGGGCACCTCGCTGGTCTCCTGGACGAACACCGCACCGGCCTTTTGCAGCGTGTCCACCACGTGCCGGTTGTGCACGATCTCGTGGCGCACATAGACCGGGGCGCCGTGCTTCTCGAGCGCGCGCTCGACCGTTTCGACCGCCCGATCCACACCTGCGCAGTAGCCACGCGGCTCCGCGAGGAGCACCCTTTTGCTGATCGGATCGCTGGCTACCGAGCTGGCCGCGCCGGGAATCCCCATGTCGACAGTCGGCACCATGTCCTTCAGGGTACGTTCTGCCGACACGGGGCCGCCAGCTCGCGCCGGTGGGCTTGGCGTTAGCCGCTGCTTAAGGCAATCTTGGACCCATGGCGACTGCACCGTATGGAGTTCGACTACTGGTCGGCGCGGCGACCCTCGCCGTCGAGGAGACCATGAAACTGCCGAAAACGATCCTGATGTACCCGATGACAGTAGCCAGTCAGGCGGCGCACATCGTGATGCGATTTCAGCAGAATCTGGCGGAGCTGGTGATCAAGGGTGACTCCACCCTGGAGTCCATTTTTCCGCCCAAGGACGAAAAGCCGGAGTGGGCAACGTTCGACGAGGACACGGCCGAGGCCCTCGAAAGCGCTTTCGCCGAATTGCCGGACGGCGCCGGGGGTGATCGCCGGGCCGAGGGGCGGTTCGCGCTGTATTCGGTCGCCGATGCCGCGCTGGACGCGGGCGCCCCGAGTAAGCCGACCGGGCAATCGAAGCAATCGGTTCCGGAGCCGTCGGTGGCTGCCGAACTCGACTACCCGACGCTGACGCTGGCCCAGCTGCGAGCCCGGGTGCAATCGCTGAGCGTCGACGAGCTCGAGGCGCTGCTGGCCTACGAGCAGGCCACCAAGGCCCGCGCTCCGTTTCAGACGTTGCTGGCCAACAGGATCACCCGCGCGACCGCGAAGTGACCCGAGCGGCGAATTCGGAGGCGAACTCGGCCGAGAACCCGTTCCCGGTTCGCGCCGTCGCGATCCGGGTCGCGGGCTGGATCGACCGGCTGGGAACCGTTTGGGTCGAAGGGCAGTTGGCGCAGATCAACATTCGGGCCGACTCCAAGACCGTGTTCATGGTGCTGCGTGACCCGGCCGCCGACATGTCGTTGACCGTGACGTGCCCGCGAGACCTGGTGCTGAACGCGCCGGTGAAATTGGTCGAGGGAACCCAAGTGGTCGTCTGCGGTAAGCCCTCGTTCTACACCGGGCGTGGCACATTCTCGTTGCGGCTCAGTGAGATTCGTGCCGTCGGTGTCGGCGAACTGCTGGCGCGTATTGACCGGCTGCGTCGCCTGTTGGAAGCCGAAGGGCTATTCGACCCGAGGCTCAAACGGCCAATCCCCTTCCTGCCGAACATGGTTGGATTGATCACCGGCCGGGCAAGCGCCGCCGAACGTGACGTGACGACGGTGGCCGGCGCCCGGTGGCCAGCGGTGAGGTTCGCGGTGCGCAACACCGCCGTGCAGGGGCCCAACGCGGTCGCCCAGATCGTCGATGCCCTAGGCGAACTCGACCGCGACCCGGCCGTCGACGTAATCGTGCTGGCCCGCGGCGGGGGCAGCGTCGAGGACCTGCTGCCGTTCTCCGACGAGACGTTGTGCCGCGCAATCGCGGCCTGTCGCACACCGGTGATCAGCGCGGTCGGGCACGAACCCGACAATCCGTTGTGCGATCTGGTCGCCGATCTGCGCGCGGCCACCCCGACCGACGCGGCAAAAAAGATGGTTCCGGACACGGCCGCGGAGCAGCGAGGAATCCATGACCTGCGCCGACGTAGCGCGCAGGCGCTGCGTAATTGGGTGTCTCGCGAACAGCGGGCGCTGACCCAGTTGCGCAGCCGCCCGGTGCTGGCCGAGCCGTTGACGGCGGTGACGGCCCGAGCCGAGGAGATCCACCGCGCCCGCTCGGCGGTGCGCCGCGACATCACCCGACTGGTCGGCGCCGAATCCGAACGCGTCGGTCACCTGGCCGCACGGCTGGCTACGCTGGGCCCGGCGGCGACCTTGGCCCGGGGCTACGCGGTGGTGCAGACCGTCCCCGCCGCCGGCGCTGGCGAAGCGATGCGCGTACTGCGCTCCGTGGACGACGCGCCGGCCGGCGCCCGGCTGCGGGTCCGCGTTTCCGACGGCGCCGTCGCGGCGGTAAGTGAGGGGCTGACCGATGGTCACTGACAAAGACGGCGGCGGAGCCGAGTCGGCTACGCCCATTAGTCAACTTGGCTATGAAGCCTGCCGCGACGAGCTGATCGAGGTCGTGCGCCTCCTGGAACAAGGGGGGCTTGACCTCGATGCATCGCTGAAACTCTGGGAAAGGGGCGAACAGCTCGCAAAGCGGTGCGAAGAGCACTTAGCTGGCGCCCGTAAACGGGTGGAGGATGCGCTGGCGGCCGGCCGGGACGAGGAAGACTGAACCGACCGAGCAATCCACAATTCTTTCTAGAATTGGAACACGTTTCAGTTAGGCTTTGCGACATGGGTGATGCATCACTGACAACCGACCTCGGCCGCGTGCTGGTCACCGGCGGCTCCGGGTTCGTCGGCGCCAACCTGGTGACCACCTTGCTCGACCGCGGGTATTCCGTGCGCTCCTTCGACCGCGCCCCGTCCCCGCTCGCCCCGCATTCGCAACTGCAGGTGCTGCAAGGCGACATCACCGACAAGGCCGTCTGCGCGCAGGCAGTGGAAGGCGTCGACACGGTTTTCCACACCGCGGCGATCATCGAGCTGATGGGCGGCGCGTCGGTGACCGACGAATACCGCCAGCGCAGCTTTGCGATCAACGTCGGCGGCACCCAGAATCTGGTCGACGCCGGGCATGCCGCAGGTGTGCAGCGATTCGTCTACACGTCATCCAACAGCGTGGTGATGGGCGGCCAGAATATCGCCGGCGGCGACGAAACTCTGCCCTACACCACTCGATTCAACGACCTCTACACCGAGACGAAAGTCATCGCCGAGCGATTCGTGTTGTCGCAGAACGGTGTTGATGGCATGCTGACGTGCGCGATCCGCCCCAGCGGCATCTGGGGCCGTGGCGACCAGACGATGTTCCGTAAACTGTTCGAGAGTGTGATCGCCGGTCACGTCAAAGTCCTGATCGGCCGCAAGTCCGCGCGGCTGGATAATTCCTACGTGCACAACTTGATTCACGGTTTCATCCTGGCCGCCCAACATCTGGTACCCGGCGGTACGGCACCCGGTCAGGCTTACTTCATCAACGACGACGACCCGATCAACATGTTCGAGTTCGCCCGGCCGGTGGTGGAGGCCTGCGGGCAGCCGTGGCCGCGAATACGAGTCAACGGCCCGGTCGTGCGGGCGGCGATGACCGGCTGGCAGCGGATGCACTTCCGGTTCGGGATTCCCGCGCCGCTGCTGGAGCCGCTGGCGGTCGAACGCCTGTACCTGGACAACTTCTTCTCGGTTGGCAAGGCTTCCCGCGACCTCGGCTACCAGCCGCTGTTCACCACCGAGAAGGCGTTGACCGAGTGCCTGCCGTACTACGTGGACATGTTCGGCCAGATGAAGAGGCAGGACGAGATGGCCAAGGCCGCCGCCAAGCGTTCTCGGTAAGGCGATACGGGCGCGATCGCTGTCGGGCGAGGCTACGGTTCAAGCACAGTAACCCGGCACCGCACCACCCAACGCGCGACGACAAACTCCCAAAAGCCGTCCAAAACAACAACATTCACTACACCAATAACCAGCGAGCGACGCTAACCTGACAAGTGGCGCTCCGTAAACTTCC
The DNA window shown above is from Mycobacterium sp. Aquia_216 and carries:
- the xseA gene encoding exodeoxyribonuclease VII large subunit, whose protein sequence is MTRAANSEANSAENPFPVRAVAIRVAGWIDRLGTVWVEGQLAQINIRADSKTVFMVLRDPAADMSLTVTCPRDLVLNAPVKLVEGTQVVVCGKPSFYTGRGTFSLRLSEIRAVGVGELLARIDRLRRLLEAEGLFDPRLKRPIPFLPNMVGLITGRASAAERDVTTVAGARWPAVRFAVRNTAVQGPNAVAQIVDALGELDRDPAVDVIVLARGGGSVEDLLPFSDETLCRAIAACRTPVISAVGHEPDNPLCDLVADLRAATPTDAAKKMVPDTAAEQRGIHDLRRRSAQALRNWVSREQRALTQLRSRPVLAEPLTAVTARAEEIHRARSAVRRDITRLVGAESERVGHLAARLATLGPAATLARGYAVVQTVPAAGAGEAMRVLRSVDDAPAGARLRVRVSDGAVAAVSEGLTDGH
- a CDS encoding PPE family protein, translated to MDFGLLPPEINSARIYAGPGPGPMLANAAGWDALAAELESAATGYSAQITGLTGIAWSGPASTAMSAAATPYMEWLETSAAAAAQTATQAYGAAAAYEAAFAMTVPPPVIAANRAQLMTLIATNWLGQNTPAIAATEAQYMQMWIQDTTAMYSYAGAAETASTLTPFNEPPQTTNPNSQTDQARALAQTTGNTTTARTQTLVQTATTNTSQQLSAANVAPQAAADAGSTFDVPAGTTYTLSGNTILGTGQTYTSMTVEGTLNITAGTTLDIESGGSLIIQSGGTVTDFGAITVNGGTLTNAGTLTIANGPIVVLGDSGILTINSGTLTNTGTLAISSNLTGIPYHVALNVNGGTLINSGAITVTNNGAITGSSVNLTVNGGTLANSGTITVTNNGAITGSSVNLTIGPGGTLNDTGTLTINTGGTLNDTGNLTIGNSTLNQTGTLTNSGTLNDTGTLTIDQGTLANNGTLNDTGTLTINPGTALNPNTILNNSGTLNIATSTTHTGTLTIDPGPTASNNGILNNSGTLTINTGGTLNDGGTLTIDPTGTPNGGTLTINPGGTLNESDMLTINTGGTLNDSGTLTVNDGGVLTDAGSLTINPTSAPNTGTLTINTGGVLQDVNGGTLIVDPGGTLTDSGTIAVNTGGTLTDSGTLTINTGGTLNVSVHGTLNVTSSGTLTDSGTLNINDTGTLTDSGTLTVNTGGTLNDTGNLTINTGGTLTVNDGGIVDDYGTLTVNYGGTFTVNQSSYLTVGSGGILDDYGTLTVNDGGYLLFNPHSTLSVDTGGTLTVNPGGYFDDYGVLTINNGGTLTVDPGGFFDDYGTLNVNTGGTLTDSGTLVLDGSTLNDYGTFTINTGGAVTLNDGTILTVNADGTLSINTGGYLTVNASSTVPVQSGGTLFVGPGEMVTVGHGGSAGPSGYIGPVTVAPGTPPVPPTPLDPDSLLLASPGLSGTSGIQPQLNADALLDALSNGPDDLDRDNRSLEILEDIIS
- a CDS encoding PPE domain-containing protein, producing the protein MDFGLLPPEINSARIYAGPGPGPMLSAAAGWEALAAELESAAGGYSSELAGLTSRWFGVSSMRMAAAATRHVAWLQASAVQAGQTAAQAYTAAAAYEAAYAMTVPPPVVAANRAQLMALIATNFLGQNTPAIAATEAHYAEMWVQDAAAMYGYAADSEVASTLASFDEPTQTTDSTGQNAQARAVAQAAGNTTTAQTQSLAQQLNSTVNTGGNITIGPGGNNTTISGNVTISGTVTISAGDTMTIDAGSSLTVESGGTLIVNGTLTVNGTLTIQPGATLTIGPGASATVNGALVNAGTLTVNGGSLSIGSGGSLFNAGAINVSGVVLAPPPHPGLVTIAPGGTATVAKGGTVTLGTSTTFTVGGTLTVDPGATVTVGGGAQFSVTGSTSVTGAVNVASSGSFAVNGSVTVGSGGTVTVAPHGFVNVLGPGAIVSVDPGGTVTVGSNATVTIGSGPTAGTVSIDGGSLAVSPGGMVNVGTHGAVIIGPGETVTVGPGGSVGPGGYLGPVTVAPAVPPAPGAPSWLSSLLGTPGLAGTSGIQPQLNVDALLDALS
- a CDS encoding lipid droplet-associated protein, with protein sequence MATAPYGVRLLVGAATLAVEETMKLPKTILMYPMTVASQAAHIVMRFQQNLAELVIKGDSTLESIFPPKDEKPEWATFDEDTAEALESAFAELPDGAGGDRRAEGRFALYSVADAALDAGAPSKPTGQSKQSVPEPSVAAELDYPTLTLAQLRARVQSLSVDELEALLAYEQATKARAPFQTLLANRITRATAK
- a CDS encoding 4-hydroxy-3-methylbut-2-enyl diphosphate reductase translates to MVPTVDMGIPGAASSVASDPISKRVLLAEPRGYCAGVDRAVETVERALEKHGAPVYVRHEIVHNRHVVDTLQKAGAVFVQETSEVPEGAIVVFSAHGVAPTVHVEAAERNLHTIDATCPLVTKVHNEARRFARNDYDILLIGHEGHEEVIGTAGEAPEHVQLVDGVAAVDNVTVRDEDKVIWLSQTTLSVDETMEIVERLRQRFPKLQDPPSDDICYATQNRQVAVKAMAPECELVIVVGSRNSSNSVRLVEVALGGGATAAYLVDWADDIDPSWLQGVTTVGVTSGASVPEVLVRGVLERLAECGYDMVQPVTTAQETLVFALPREIRSLLKST
- a CDS encoding exodeoxyribonuclease VII small subunit, with translation MVTDKDGGGAESATPISQLGYEACRDELIEVVRLLEQGGLDLDASLKLWERGEQLAKRCEEHLAGARKRVEDALAAGRDEED
- a CDS encoding 3-beta-hydroxysteroid dehydrogenase — protein: MGDASLTTDLGRVLVTGGSGFVGANLVTTLLDRGYSVRSFDRAPSPLAPHSQLQVLQGDITDKAVCAQAVEGVDTVFHTAAIIELMGGASVTDEYRQRSFAINVGGTQNLVDAGHAAGVQRFVYTSSNSVVMGGQNIAGGDETLPYTTRFNDLYTETKVIAERFVLSQNGVDGMLTCAIRPSGIWGRGDQTMFRKLFESVIAGHVKVLIGRKSARLDNSYVHNLIHGFILAAQHLVPGGTAPGQAYFINDDDPINMFEFARPVVEACGQPWPRIRVNGPVVRAAMTGWQRMHFRFGIPAPLLEPLAVERLYLDNFFSVGKASRDLGYQPLFTTEKALTECLPYYVDMFGQMKRQDEMAKAAAKRSR
- a CDS encoding DUF6941 family protein — protein: MELTAVLCNHAEAQNNLLYVLGGGIDRTVIPAGRSGPFAISLGIGIVVEVPWSATDEQHTVTVELEDADGHQVEIQRGPGEREPFRAQFHFNVGRPHHLKDGDTQSVAFALNVPVLPFEEVGSYVFAIGLDGTVARRLHYRLIEQAEEPVAANWPTGFRS